Proteins encoded within one genomic window of Citrobacter amalonaticus Y19:
- the yghB gene encoding DedA family general envelope maintenance protein YghB, with protein MAVIQDIIAALWQHDFAALADPHVVSVVYFVMFATLFLENGLLPASFLPGDSLLLLAGALVAQGVMSFVPTLLILTTAASLGCWLSYIQGRWLGNTRTVKGWLAQLPVKYHQRATCMFDRHGLLALLAGRFLAFVRTLLPTMAGISGLSNRRFQFFNWLSGLLWVGVVTSFGYALSMIPFVKRHEDQVMTFLMILPIFLLAAGLIGTVVVVIKKKYCSA; from the coding sequence ATGGCTGTCATTCAAGATATTATCGCTGCGCTCTGGCAACATGATTTTGCCGCGCTGGCGGACCCACATGTTGTTAGCGTCGTCTACTTTGTGATGTTTGCCACGCTGTTTTTAGAGAATGGCTTGCTACCGGCCTCATTTTTACCCGGCGATAGTCTGCTGCTATTAGCGGGCGCATTAGTCGCGCAGGGTGTCATGAGTTTTGTCCCTACCCTCTTGATCCTGACGACAGCAGCCAGCCTCGGTTGTTGGCTAAGTTATATTCAGGGACGCTGGCTGGGTAATACGCGAACGGTAAAAGGTTGGCTGGCGCAACTTCCAGTGAAATACCACCAGCGCGCGACCTGCATGTTTGACCGCCACGGTCTGCTGGCACTGCTGGCAGGACGTTTTCTGGCGTTCGTGCGCACCCTGCTACCCACCATGGCGGGTATTTCCGGACTCTCTAACCGTCGCTTCCAGTTCTTCAACTGGCTGAGCGGCCTGCTGTGGGTCGGCGTGGTCACCAGCTTTGGCTATGCCCTCAGCATGATCCCGTTTGTGAAGCGCCATGAAGATCAGGTCATGACCTTCCTGATGATCCTGCCCATTTTCCTGCTGGCGGCGGGTTTGATCGGCACGGTTGTGGTCGTTATCAAGAAGAAATACTGTAGCGCCTGA